One part of the Candidatus Aminicenantes bacterium genome encodes these proteins:
- a CDS encoding DUF362 domain-containing protein, translating into MNRRAFLKDIAAGSLAAGAASRLLAGGAMAAPDLAFVQGESPAAITKAAIEVLGGMAKFVAKGDVVMIKPNIGWDRTPEMAACTNPEVVRALIEMSLSAGAKKVVVMDNTTNQAQRCYARSGIQAAAKAAGAEVPFINPRRVKKMAIKGEWLKEWDVIQDFVEADKLINVPIAKHHSLCRVTMGLKNWLGAIGDPRNQLHQKLDEAMVDLHGFFKPTLTVLDAYRILIRNGPQGGRPSDTKLLKTVVAGRDGVAVDAMGATFFDIAPADLVYLKLASQRGLGRIDLEKMAIEKRTI; encoded by the coding sequence ATGAACAGACGCGCATTCCTTAAAGATATCGCCGCCGGAAGCCTGGCCGCGGGCGCCGCCTCGCGGCTCCTGGCCGGGGGCGCCATGGCTGCTCCCGACCTGGCCTTCGTCCAGGGCGAATCCCCCGCCGCCATCACCAAGGCCGCCATCGAGGTCTTGGGCGGTATGGCCAAGTTCGTGGCCAAGGGCGACGTGGTTATGATCAAGCCGAACATCGGATGGGACCGCACCCCCGAGATGGCGGCCTGCACCAATCCGGAGGTCGTCCGGGCCCTCATCGAAATGAGCCTGTCCGCCGGGGCCAAGAAGGTCGTGGTCATGGACAACACGACCAACCAGGCCCAGCGCTGCTACGCCCGCTCGGGCATCCAGGCCGCGGCCAAGGCGGCCGGGGCCGAGGTGCCGTTCATCAACCCCCGCCGGGTCAAGAAAATGGCCATCAAAGGCGAGTGGCTCAAGGAGTGGGACGTCATCCAGGACTTCGTCGAAGCCGATAAGCTGATCAACGTGCCCATCGCCAAGCACCATAGCCTATGCCGCGTGACCATGGGCCTGAAAAACTGGCTGGGGGCCATCGGCGACCCGCGCAACCAGCTCCACCAAAAGCTCGACGAGGCCATGGTCGACCTGCACGGATTCTTCAAGCCGACGCTGACGGTGCTGGACGCCTACCGCATCCTGATCCGCAACGGCCCGCAGGGCGGGAGGCCGTCGGACACCAAGCTGCTGAAGACGGTGGTCGCGGGGCGCGACGGCGTCGCCGTCGACGCCATGGGCGCGACCTTCTTCGACATCGCCCCGGCCGACCTCGTCTACCTCAAGCTGGCCTCCCAGCGCGGCCTGGGCCGGATCGACCTGGAGAAGATGGCCATTGAAAAAAGAACGATCTAG